The Actinocorallia herbida DNA window GGCGACCACCTCGGGCAGGCGTTCGTCGGCGAGTGTGTGCGCGGCGCGTTCCAGTACCCGCAGGTCGCCGGTCATGCTGCGGGCGAAGCGGACGGACAGCAGCAGTGAGGCGATCACGGCGATGAGGCCGATGCCTCCGGCGGCGTAGAAGCGCAGCATGATCTGGTCGCCGACGGGCGCGATCTGCTCGTCGAGCATCACGCTGACCGCGCCCATGTTGGCGTACCAGGCGGGTTCCACGTTCGCGACGGCCTGCTGCCACTGGGCCGAGGTCGCCCCCGTCTTGCCCGCGTTGATGCCGCCGTTCCGGATCTGGCCCTCGAGCTGGACATAGCGGCCGAACGGCTCGGAGTCCGCGAACTCTGTGACCTTGGCGCGGAGGTCCTCGTCCAGGGTCGCGATGCCGAGGCGGAAGAACTTGTCGCGGCTGTCGGCCCACCCGCTGAACGCCATGCGGCCGGCGTTGTCGAGTTTGCCGCCGGTGGGCAGCGCGCCGATCAGGGCGGCTTCACGGAGCATGAGGTCGTGCGAGCTGAGCACGTGGATGACCGCGTTGCTGTTGCGGTAGGCGGAGACGTCGTCGACGCTCACCATGCCGCTGAGGAGCTGGATGACGGTGTCGACGATGGTGCTGTACTCGTCGATGATCTGGACGCTCGAGGCGTCGGCGGCGACCTTGCCGCGCAGCCCGGTGAGGGTGCCGAAGGCGTCGTCCAGCGCGCTGACCTGGGTCTTGGACAGGTCGTCCATCGCGTCCTGGGTCTCTTCGGAGAACGCCGCGGTGCGGAACGCGGTCACCGTGCCGTCGGTGTACTGGGTCTGCTCGGCGAACTTCGGCGAGTGGTCGGCGGCCGCGGTGCGTTCCTTCTGGATCGCGTCGAGGACGGCGGCTGTCTGCAGGCCCATGTTGTCGTACTGGGTGTCGAAGTCGAACTTCTTGAGCGCCGCCGTCAGTGTCGTGGTGGCCGCGAAGGCCCACAGGAGGATCAACGACGCCAGCGGCAGGGCAAGCAGGATGGCGAGTCTTCCACTGACAGGGAGGGCCCGGGGGGCACTCCCCCCTCTCGCCGACGAACGTCTACCGCGCACCTCGTACCCCGTCCTCCGTTTAGAAGCGCATTCTTGTACGAGGCAACGTAGTTCTCGGACGGCCGTTGGACCACCGGTTTGCCCGACTTAACCCTAAATCGAAAGCAAAATTAGATCTTCGTGCATCAAGTGAGACGGTCGACAAGTCCCCAGGCCAACGCGGTTTCCACGGTCACGGGGGCGTTCGACAGCGCCAGGTGCAGGGTCCGCCAGCGGCCGATGCGGCGCGGGAGGCTCACCGTGCCGCCCGCGCCGGGGATCAGGCCCATGGCGACCTCCGGCAGCCGGAACGTCGTCCCCGGCGCGGCCAGCACCGTGCCCGCGAACGCCGGAAGCTCCACGCCCGCGCCGACGCAGGTGCCGTGGACCTGCACCGTGACGCGGTCGCGCAGCCGGTGCAAAGGCAGCGCCGCACCCGCGCGCGTACGCAGGAAGTGAGCGGCGGCCAGGTCGTGGGCGGTGCCGAACTCGGCGAGGTCGCCGCCCGCGGAGAAGACGGGACCCGCTCCCGTCACGAGGACGCGGCGGACCGTCGGATCGAGTTCCGCGACGGTGAGCGCCTCGACGAAGGCGTCCCTGAGCCGGCTGCCGTAGGCGTTGCGCCGCTCTGGACGGTTGAGGGTGATGAAGAGGCGGTCGCCTTCCCTACGGAGCAGGACGGGCTCGGCCACCTCGGGAGGTGCCTGGGCGGCTCCCCTGGAGGCGAGCCACGCTGCGAACTCACGTCCGGAGAGAAGGGTCGAGTAGGCGAACGACTCGAGGTCGAGCGCCTGCCGGACGTCCAGGTGCGCGCCCGCGCGCAGCACGCCGCCCAGCGTGAACGCCGCCTGCGGGTTCGCCTCAGCCTGCTCCTGAAGGAGTGCGAGTTCGGCGCGCGGGTCGGGCACCCCCACGTACGGACGGGGAAGGGCACGTCCCGAACGCACGAGCGTGAGGTCCAGGTAAGGGGCGAGCACACGGGCCGTCTCCAGAGGAGTGGCGCCTTCGATGAGGCCGACGAGGACCCGGTCATGCGCGGCGAGACGCTCGACGGCCCTGCCGAGCGCGCCCGGCTTGCGCGGGCCGTCCAGGTCGACGCCGACGACCGGGGAGACGGGCATCCCGTCCTCCCCCAGCACCCCGGCGTCCGCCGCGCCGTCGGCCAGTTCCTCCACGGACATGACCGCGCCGACCATGGACCCTCCCTCAAGATCGTCGCCGCGGCCGAGTCTAGCGCCGGGCCCGCGCGGACCTTCTGGCGGTCCGCCCCGCTCACCGGGGAAGGATCTCGTTAGGCTCACCGCCATGCTCCGCGCGGCTTCGGATACCCGCAGGGCAAGGGGCATGTTCGGCTCGCCCCACGGGGTCGTCAGCACGATCCCGCGAGGGGCGCGAAGGCTCGGCTGTCAGGGAGGTGCGTGTGGAGGACGTCGGAGATGAGGTCGGGGCTTGGGCGCGCAGCGGCGTGGTCGCCCTGACGGGCCGGAACGTTCCGCTGGTACCGCCCGGAACAGGCGCCCGGACTGCTTACGCGCTCGGAAGGCGGTTCACGGAGGCGACCGGAGTGGCCGTCGACGGAGGGCGGCTGCTGTCCGAGCGGGCCGCCTACACCGGCTCCGGACGGCGCGGAAGCGTCTCGGCCGGGGGAAGCTGCCGTCTTCTGCCGTGCCTGGACGGCTGGGCCGCGGTCTCGTCGGCGCGGGCCGACGACCCGGCGCTGCTCGGCGCGCTGGCGTTCGCCGAGCCCGGCGAGGACCCTTGGACCGCCACGGCGCGCTGGCTGCGCGGGCACACCGGCGGGGAACTCGACGCGCGGGCCGCGCTCCTCGGCGTCGCCGCGGGCGCGGTGGCCCGCCCGGAGGCACCGCACCTGCCCGAGGCGGGAAGGCCGCGGCCCGTGGCGGGCATGCTCGTGGTGGATTTCAGCGCGCTCTGGGCGGGGCCCCTGTGCGCTCACCTCCTCGGCTCGGCCGGCGCCCGCGTCGTGAAGGTCGAGACCCCTACGCGGCCGGACGGCGCCCGCGGCGGCGACGCGGCCTTCTACGGCCTCCTCCATGCCGGGCACTCGTCGGTGGTGCTCGATCCGGAGACCCCCGGCGGGAGACGCGCCCTGGCCGCGCTGGTGGCCGCCGCCGACATCGTCATCGAGGCCTCACGGCCGCGCGCGCTGGCCCGCTGGGGGCTCGACGCCGAGGCCGCCGCCGCGTCGGGGAAGACGTGGGTGTCGATCACCGCGCACGGGCGCGCCTCGGACCGGGTGGGCTTCGGCGATGACGTCGCGGCCTCCGCGGGCCTGGTCGCACGTGACCCCTCCGGTCCCGTCTTCGTGGGCGACGCCTTCGCCGACCCCCTGACCGGGCTGACGGCCGCCGTCTTGGCCGCGTCGGAGCCGCCCGCCGGTGCGGGGGTTCTCTGGGACCTGTCCATGACGGACGTCGTCGCGTCCACCCTGCCCGAGTCGCCTACCGGCCTCTCCCCGCAGGCCGTCTCCACCTCTTCGGGATGGGTCGTGGAGACGCCCGACGGTCCGGTCCCCGTGGCTGCGCCCGCCCGGCGGACGGGCCCTACCGGGGCCGCCTCCGCGTCCGGTGCCGACACCGCCTCCGTCCTCGGCTCTCTGGGGATCGCCCTTCCCTGACGCATGAGGCGCCCGCCTGTCCGGCTCCGTCGGTGAGAACCTTCCGCCCTCCCGGCTTTCCTGACGAGCGGGGCGCTCAGGACCGGCCCGCACGCGCGGCACGCGGCGGGCTCGGACGCGGCGTGCGGTGCCTGCCCGTAAGGTGAACGCGTGGATGGGCGGGGGACGCTGCTGCGGGACGCCGAGGTCGACGGGCTCCGGCACGCGGACGTGCGGCTCAGGAACGGCTTCGTCCACGAGGTCGGGCCCGCTCTCGCGCGGGACGGCGACGAGGTCGTCGACTGCGGCGGAAGAGCCCTCATCCCCGGCCTTTGCGACCACCACGTCCATCTCCTCGCCCTGGCCGCGGCCCGGCGCTCGGTGGCCTGCGGCCCGCCGGGCGTCGGCGATCCGGCGGCCCTGCGGGCGGCGCTCGGCGCCGCCGCCCCCGGCCGGGACGGGTGGATCCGCGGCGTCGGATACGTCGAGACCGTCGCGGGCGACCTCGACGCGGCGGCACTCGACGGGTTCCGCGCCGACGTGCCCGTCCGGCTCCAGCACCGCAGCGGCGCGCTGTGGACGCTGAACTCCGCGGCGGTCCGCGCCGCGGGCCTGGCGTCAGGCGACCATCCCGGTATCGAACGGGACGATCGGGGCACCCCGACCGGGCGGCTCTGGCGGGCCGACGGGTGGCTGCGCACCCGTCTGCCGGACGAGGGCGGCACGGAGCTCGCCGAGGTGGGCGCGGCGCTCACCGCGGCGGGCATCACCTCGGTCACCGACGCCACGCCCGATCTCGCGCCCGAGGCGGTCGCCCTGCTCGCGCGGGCCAGGGCGACGGGCGTTCTTCCGCAGCGCGTCCGCCTGCTCGGGGCGGCCGGGCCGCTGCCCGGCGGGCTCACCTCGGGACCGGAGAAGATCGTCATCGCCGACTCCGCGCTGCCCTCGCTGGACGCCCTCACGGCGCGGATCGCCGCGGCCCACGCCGCAGGACGCCCGGTCGCCGCCCACTGCGTCACCTATGCGGCTCTCGTTCTGTTCCTTGTGGCCATCGAGGCCGCGGGCGCCCTGCCCGGCGACCGGATCGAGCACGCCGCGCTCGTCCCGGCCGACCTCCTCGGCACCATCCGGCGGCTCGGCCTGCGGGTGGTCACCCAGCCCGGCTTCCTGGCCGACCGGGGCGACGACTACCTGCGCGACATCCCTTCGGCCGACCACGCCGACCTCTACCGCTGCGCCTCCCTGACGGCCGCCGGCATCCCCCTGGCCCTGTCCAGCGACGCCCCGTACGGGCCGCTCGACCCCTGGACGGTGATCGACGCCGCGGTCCGCCGCCGGACCCGCGCGGGGGCCGTGGCGGGGGCCCCTGAGCGTCTCGGCGCCCGTGACGCGCTGGACCGCTACCTCGCGCCCTCCGACGACCCCGGCGGCCCGCCCCGCCGCGTCAGGCCCGGCGAGCCGGCCGACCTGCTGATCCTGCGGACGCCGTTGGCCGACGCGCTCGCCGCGCTGCCCGCCTCGCCGGTCGATGCCGTGTTCCTGGACGGGCATCGCACCCAGTAGCCAACAAACACCCCACCCAGCAGCAAATCACCGCTTATCTCTTGGCTAGGGTCGCAGACGTAAGACAGGCGTTCCGTACGGCACCGCGGCCGATCGGGACAGGCGAGAAGGCGAGGGGGCCTACATGGGCGCACTGCGGGAGACCCTCGATCTCGAGCGGCTCGACGACCTGCTCTTCCGGAGCGGTTCGGCCGCCACCCGCAACACCCGCGTCTTCGGCGGCGAGGTCGCCGCCCAGGCCCTCATGGCCGCGGGCCGCACCGTGCCCGGCGACCGGCACGTCCACTCCCTGCACGCCTACTTCCTGCGCCCCGGCGACCCCGGCAGCCCGATCGTCTACCAGGTGGACCCGATCCGCGACGGAGGCAGCTTCACCACCCGCCGCACCGTCGCCGTCCAGCACGGCAAGCCGATCTTCCACCTGTCGGCCTCGTTCCACCGGCCGGAGGAAGGCTACTCCCACCAGCCGCCCAAGACCGAGCGGCCCGAGCCGGAGGACCTGCTCCCGGGCGAGGAGGTCATCGCCGCCGCCGACCCCGCCACCCGCGAGTGGTTCGACCGGGTCCATGGCGACAGCCCCCTGGAGATCCGGTTCGCGGAGGAACTGCCCAGGTTCGCGGCATTGCGCGGAGAAAGCGCCCCGCCCATCCAGCGGTTCTGGTTCCGCACCCACGAGACGCTCCCCGAGGACGACCCCCTGCTCCACGCCTGCGCCGTCGCCTACGCCTCGGACCTCCTGCTGCTGTGCAGCTCCGTCGCACCCCACGCCAGGACCCTGGACGGAGGCGACTTCCAGTTCGCCAGCCTCGACCACACCCTGTGGCTGCACGGGGTCCCGCGCGCCGACGACTGGATCTTCTACGACCAGGAGGGCATGTGGGCCGGAGGCGCCCGCGCCCTGTGCCGCGGATCCCTCTCCGACCGGTCCCACCGGCTCATCGGGAGCGTCGTGCAGGAGGGGCTTATCCGTCCCGTGGGCTGAGCCGTCAGGCGGAACCATAGGCCCGGAGCGTCAGCAGGGCGGCAAGGGTGACGCCTGGACGCGCCTCGAAAGCCGTCGCCGGAGACCACTGCGCCCAGGGGAGCGGCCATCCGCCGTCCTCCTCCTGGACGGCCACCAAGTGCTGGAGGCTCCGGTCCATCTCCGCGTCGGTGAACCAGGCGCGCGCGACGCTCCCGGGCGAGGCCGCGTAGTCGTGCGGCAGATGGAACTCGCCCGGTGCGTACCCGGGCGCCGGACGGGCCTCCCCTGGTTTCTCCGGGTCCAGGAGCACGATCCGCTGCTCGCGCACGAGAGAGCCCAGCCGGACGCCCTGACGTGCCGCCCAGGCCCGGTCGCGCACCCCGTCCAGGAACGCGACCACGGCGCCCGCCTCGTACGGGTGGGTCTCCTCCAGCGCCTCGATCGCGGCCCGGCAGAACCGTTCGGCCGCGCGCAGCCAGGGATGCTCGGTCCCGTGTCGCAGCAGCGGGCCCGCGATCTGCCCGGTGGTGAGCAGATCGCCCCGGGGGTCGTCGGCGACGGGCATGAACGGCGGGTGCGGGAAGGGCCGCAGACTCGGCAGGACCGCCGGCACTCCCCCATCGGGGTCCGTTCGTTCGGCGAGCCAGTCGCA harbors:
- a CDS encoding acyl-CoA thioesterase; translation: MGALRETLDLERLDDLLFRSGSAATRNTRVFGGEVAAQALMAAGRTVPGDRHVHSLHAYFLRPGDPGSPIVYQVDPIRDGGSFTTRRTVAVQHGKPIFHLSASFHRPEEGYSHQPPKTERPEPEDLLPGEEVIAAADPATREWFDRVHGDSPLEIRFAEELPRFAALRGESAPPIQRFWFRTHETLPEDDPLLHACAVAYASDLLLLCSSVAPHARTLDGGDFQFASLDHTLWLHGVPRADDWIFYDQEGMWAGGARALCRGSLSDRSHRLIGSVVQEGLIRPVG
- a CDS encoding CoA transferase, which produces MEDVGDEVGAWARSGVVALTGRNVPLVPPGTGARTAYALGRRFTEATGVAVDGGRLLSERAAYTGSGRRGSVSAGGSCRLLPCLDGWAAVSSARADDPALLGALAFAEPGEDPWTATARWLRGHTGGELDARAALLGVAAGAVARPEAPHLPEAGRPRPVAGMLVVDFSALWAGPLCAHLLGSAGARVVKVETPTRPDGARGGDAAFYGLLHAGHSSVVLDPETPGGRRALAALVAAADIVIEASRPRALARWGLDAEAAAASGKTWVSITAHGRASDRVGFGDDVAASAGLVARDPSGPVFVGDAFADPLTGLTAAVLAASEPPAGAGVLWDLSMTDVVASTLPESPTGLSPQAVSTSSGWVVETPDGPVPVAAPARRTGPTGAASASGADTASVLGSLGIALP
- a CDS encoding amidohydrolase family protein; its protein translation is MDGRGTLLRDAEVDGLRHADVRLRNGFVHEVGPALARDGDEVVDCGGRALIPGLCDHHVHLLALAAARRSVACGPPGVGDPAALRAALGAAAPGRDGWIRGVGYVETVAGDLDAAALDGFRADVPVRLQHRSGALWTLNSAAVRAAGLASGDHPGIERDDRGTPTGRLWRADGWLRTRLPDEGGTELAEVGAALTAAGITSVTDATPDLAPEAVALLARARATGVLPQRVRLLGAAGPLPGGLTSGPEKIVIADSALPSLDALTARIAAAHAAGRPVAAHCVTYAALVLFLVAIEAAGALPGDRIEHAALVPADLLGTIRRLGLRVVTQPGFLADRGDDYLRDIPSADHADLYRCASLTAAGIPLALSSDAPYGPLDPWTVIDAAVRRRTRAGAVAGAPERLGARDALDRYLAPSDDPGGPPRRVRPGEPADLLILRTPLADALAALPASPVDAVFLDGHRTQ
- a CDS encoding enoyl-CoA hydratase/isomerase family protein — encoded protein: MVGAVMSVEELADGAADAGVLGEDGMPVSPVVGVDLDGPRKPGALGRAVERLAAHDRVLVGLIEGATPLETARVLAPYLDLTLVRSGRALPRPYVGVPDPRAELALLQEQAEANPQAAFTLGGVLRAGAHLDVRQALDLESFAYSTLLSGREFAAWLASRGAAQAPPEVAEPVLLRREGDRLFITLNRPERRNAYGSRLRDAFVEALTVAELDPTVRRVLVTGAGPVFSAGGDLAEFGTAHDLAAAHFLRTRAGAALPLHRLRDRVTVQVHGTCVGAGVELPAFAGTVLAAPGTTFRLPEVAMGLIPGAGGTVSLPRRIGRWRTLHLALSNAPVTVETALAWGLVDRLT